CATCCAGGTGCGGGGCAAATTTCGCGTGCCGGGCGACCAGCCCCTGCCCGACCTGCCTCACGGCACCAAGGCTTTCTGCGTGTGCGACGTACACGCCCGGAACGAGGTGCTGTTCTGGGGGGTGGTGGATTCCGAAGAGCAGCTCGAGACCGAACTGAGGGCCCTGGCACAGCTGTGGCACGCAGCGCGGCCCGCCTGAGCGAGGCCGCGCATGTACGCCCTGGAAAGTCTGGACGCCGCCGCCCTGCGCACCGCCGTGGCGACGGGCGCCCCCCACGTCCCCCTGCGCGTGAAGATCAAGCTGATCTGGGCTTGCAACCTGAAATGCCCGTTCTGCAGCCAGTGGCGCGCCCTGGGGCAACCACCTCCGCGGCCCGGCCGCCTCGACGAGGCCCGGCTGACGGCCCTGCTCGACGACCTGGTGGCACTGGGCTGTCGGCGGATCCATTTTTCGGGCGGAGAACCCCTGCTCAAACCGGACCTGGCGCGCTGGGTGAGCGAGGTGGTGCAGCGCGGCATGGTCTGCTCGCTGACCAGCAACGGCACGCTCTGGACCCCTGAGAAGGCCGAAGCCCTGATCGCAGCCGGGCTGTCGACCGTGACCTTCTCGCTCGACTCGCACCTGCAGACGGTTCACGACCGCATGCGCGGCCAGCCGCTCTGGCAGGCGACCATCCAGGGCATCCGCACGGCGCGGCGAACGGCCCGGGCGCTGGGGCGGCCGCTGAAGATTCGCACCAACACGGTGGTGGCCCGGCTGAATTACCGGGCCCTGGCCGACCTGCCAGACTTCCTGCATGACCTGGGCGTGCGGCGCATGAGCCTGCTGCCCGTCGATGATCAGCGCACCCACGGCACGCCCCCGCTGCGCCTGGAAATCCCCGAGATTACCGAGTGGAACCGGGAGGTGGCCCCGCGCCTGGCGGAACGCGCCCTGCGGCACGGTCTGATGCGCGAGGAGGCGCAGGCCTACCCGTTCGGCCGGGAGGAGGCGGCGATCGCCCTGGCGGCTTCCGGGGAGCACGCCCGCGGCTTTTACCAGGACCACCGCTGCTTCGCCCCCTGGCTGCACGCGGTGGTGGCCGCTGACGGCAAGGTTTACGGCTGCTGCCAGATGAAAGGCGAGGGTCGCGTGCTCGGCGACCTGACGGAAGACAGCTTCCGCGCGATCTGGACCGGCGAAACCTACACCGGCTTCCGGCGGGCCCTGGCGCAGGCGCGCCCGCCCGTCTGCCGGCGCTGCGACGACTTCCTGCCGGAAAACGCCGAAATCGAGGCGCGCCTGGCAGCTGCTCAGGCGCCTGCCACCTGAGGGCTCAGGCGTTCTCGACGCGCCGGGCGTCGCCGCTCAGGCCAGGCGTTCCAGCAGCTTGAGGGCCAGTTGTCGCGCACCGTCGGTCTCCTGGGCGGGCAAGGGAGTCGGCCGCGGGGCGGCCAGGGCGGCTTGCAAGGCCGCTTCCCAGCGGGCCACGTCCCAGTGGGCCTCCGCGCGGAAGGGGAGGGGCGTGGCGAGCGGCTCCTCCTC
This genomic stretch from Candidatus Sericytochromatia bacterium harbors:
- a CDS encoding radical SAM protein, with the protein product MYALESLDAAALRTAVATGAPHVPLRVKIKLIWACNLKCPFCSQWRALGQPPPRPGRLDEARLTALLDDLVALGCRRIHFSGGEPLLKPDLARWVSEVVQRGMVCSLTSNGTLWTPEKAEALIAAGLSTVTFSLDSHLQTVHDRMRGQPLWQATIQGIRTARRTARALGRPLKIRTNTVVARLNYRALADLPDFLHDLGVRRMSLLPVDDQRTHGTPPLRLEIPEITEWNREVAPRLAERALRHGLMREEAQAYPFGREEAAIALAASGEHARGFYQDHRCFAPWLHAVVAADGKVYGCCQMKGEGRVLGDLTEDSFRAIWTGETYTGFRRALAQARPPVCRRCDDFLPENAEIEARLAAAQAPAT